DNA sequence from the Helicobacter sp. MIT 05-5293 genome:
GGTATCGGTGTTTTAGCTGAAGTAATTAACAAAAACTCTGACAAAACAGGTATCCGTGCTCAAGCAAATACCATTACAACTTCAGACACATTCATTGTCTCTGGTAGTTTGAAAGGTGTGATGATTAATGGTATTTCTATCGGTGATGTGATTGGGATTAAGAAAAACGATAGCGATGGTCGTTTGGTGCAAGCATTCAACGCTGCGACAATGCATACAGGTGTAGAAGCTTATACAGATAATCTTGGTCGATTGAATCTACGAAGCACAGACGGACGCGGTATTGATTTGAGTGCAGAAGGTGCTGTGGGCAACGATGAAGCTGCTCTTACTACACTTAATGGTGGGCAAGATATTACAGCTGGTTCTACAAACTATGGACGTCTTTCACTTGTTCGAACTGATGCGAGAGATGTTGTGGTTTCAGGGATTAATATCTCTGCGACAGGTTATGACGATGATTTGAAAGTCGCTCAAACAACAACTAACCTAAGAGATGTAACAGGTGTGTTTAATGCTGATGTAAAATCTGCTTCAGGTGCAAACTACAATGCAGTAATCGCTAGCGGTGGTGCAGACTTAGGAGCTGGTGTTACAAGCCTTAGAGGTGCGATGGTTACAATGGATATTGCAGAATCTGCGATTAAAATGCTTGATAAGATTAGAGCTGACCTCGGTTCTGTTCAAGGACAAATGGTGAGCACAGTCAACAACATCACTATTACTCAAGTGAATGTTAAAGCAGCTGAATCTGGTATCCGTGAAGTGGATTTTGCAGCTGAAAGTTCAGAATTCAGCAAGCTTAATATCCTTGCTCAATCTGGAAGCTATGCGCTTTCTCAAGCAAATGCAATCCAACAAAATATTTTAAGATTGCTTAACTAAAAGCCTCTTGAGACACTCCTTTTCCTCCTCTCTTTGGGGGAGGAGGTTCTCTTCTTCCTTTATTCTTTTTATCTTCTTTATTTTTATTGTAATTGACAACAATACGTTATAATTTTATTCTATTAATCCTCGCATATTAGATTTAGGTGTGTAAATGATAGAGCTTGATATATCTGTGGTGATGTTTTTAATTGCGGCAGCTTTCGTGGCGGGTTTTATTGATTCTATTGCAGGAGGTGGAGGTATGATTACCATACCTGCCTTACTTGCTGTGGGGATTCCACCCTTGCAGGCACTTGGCACAAATAAATTGCAAAGTTGTTTTGGGAGCTTTTCGGCAAGTTTTCATTTTTATCAAAAGGGACATTTAAAGATCAAAGAGAATCTACCCTTTATTGCTGTCGTATTTGTATTTGCTATGATTGGGACATTGAGTGTGCAAGTCTTTTCGGCAGACTTTTTGAGTAAGTGCATACCTTTTTTGCTTATTATTTTCGCTTTTTATTTTTTATTTTCTCCTAAAATCACAGAAGATTCTTCTCATCGCTTGATAGGAGTTATTCCCTTAGCATTGGTGTTAGGAGGGATTGGCTTTTATGATGGATTTTTTGGTCCGGGGACAGGTTCATTTTTAATGTTAGCCATGATTGTTTTAGGTGGATTTGGTCTTACCCAATCTTTGGCTCAAGCAAAGATGTTTAATTTCACGACAAATATCGCTTCTACTTTGATATTTGCTTTAAGCGGAGAGATTCTTTATAGCGTTGGTTTATTAATGGCTCTAGGGCAGTTTGTCGGAGCAAATATTGGCTCAAGAATCGCTATAGGTTATGGTGTAAAGATTATCAAGCCTTTGGTGGTTTGTGTATCTTTGGCAGCGTGTGTAAATTTACTTTATAAACAATATTTTTAAAAGTTTCATATTTAATTCACTTTATCGTTATACACTTCCCTTGTCAATTGAGACAAAAAATTATTCTTACAAAGGAGATAAAATGAAGAAT
Encoded proteins:
- a CDS encoding flagellin A, which encodes MAFQVNTNINALNAHAQSTFTQYALKNSMEKLSSGLRINKAADDASGMTIADSLRSQASALGQAIRNTNDGMGIIQIADKAMDEQIKILDTIKTKAVQAAQDGQSTQSRSMIQMDIKRLIEGLDNIGNTTTYNGMALLSGAFTNKEFQVGAYSNQAIKASIGSTTSDKIGQIRIETGALITSSGEVTMTFKNVDGVNDVTLESVKISSSAGTGIGVLAEVINKNSDKTGIRAQANTITTSDTFIVSGSLKGVMINGISIGDVIGIKKNDSDGRLVQAFNAATMHTGVEAYTDNLGRLNLRSTDGRGIDLSAEGAVGNDEAALTTLNGGQDITAGSTNYGRLSLVRTDARDVVVSGINISATGYDDDLKVAQTTTNLRDVTGVFNADVKSASGANYNAVIASGGADLGAGVTSLRGAMVTMDIAESAIKMLDKIRADLGSVQGQMVSTVNNITITQVNVKAAESGIREVDFAAESSEFSKLNILAQSGSYALSQANAIQQNILRLLN
- a CDS encoding TSUP family transporter: MIELDISVVMFLIAAAFVAGFIDSIAGGGGMITIPALLAVGIPPLQALGTNKLQSCFGSFSASFHFYQKGHLKIKENLPFIAVVFVFAMIGTLSVQVFSADFLSKCIPFLLIIFAFYFLFSPKITEDSSHRLIGVIPLALVLGGIGFYDGFFGPGTGSFLMLAMIVLGGFGLTQSLAQAKMFNFTTNIASTLIFALSGEILYSVGLLMALGQFVGANIGSRIAIGYGVKIIKPLVVCVSLAACVNLLYKQYF